The Corallococcus caeni genome includes a region encoding these proteins:
- a CDS encoding deoxynucleoside kinase, giving the protein MDHRYIVVEGPIGVGKTSLTHLLTERLGSRRILEVVEENPFLSSFYGDRQKFAFQTQVFFLLSRFRQQQELFQQDLFRAVTVSDYLFAKDRIFANLTLASDELALYDRVFEALGPRVPQPDLVIYLQAQLDVLLHRIKKRGREFERKFDAGYLEALTHAYNDFFAHYQDTPLLVVNTSDIDFVHNEQDREDLMQAIASAKSGVQHYTPRSRRG; this is encoded by the coding sequence ATGGACCACCGCTACATCGTCGTCGAAGGCCCCATCGGCGTGGGCAAGACGAGCCTCACCCACCTGCTCACGGAGCGCCTGGGCAGCCGCCGCATCCTGGAGGTCGTGGAGGAGAACCCCTTCCTCTCCAGCTTCTACGGGGACCGGCAGAAGTTCGCGTTCCAGACGCAGGTGTTCTTCCTGCTGTCGCGTTTCCGTCAGCAGCAGGAACTCTTCCAGCAAGACCTGTTCCGCGCCGTCACCGTGAGTGACTACCTGTTCGCGAAGGACCGCATCTTCGCCAACCTCACGCTGGCCTCGGACGAGCTGGCCCTCTACGACCGCGTCTTCGAGGCGCTGGGGCCCCGCGTCCCGCAGCCCGACCTGGTCATCTACCTCCAGGCCCAGTTGGACGTGCTGCTGCATCGCATCAAGAAGCGCGGCCGCGAGTTCGAGCGGAAGTTCGACGCGGGCTACCTGGAGGCCCTCACGCACGCGTACAACGACTTCTTCGCGCATTACCAGGACACGCCGCTGCTGGTGGTGAACACGTCGGACATCGACTTCGTGCACAACGAGCAGGACCGCGAGGACCTGATGCAGGCCATCGCGTCCGCGAAGTCCGGCGTGCAGCACTACACCCCCCGGTCCCGCCGGGGCTGA